A window of the Radiobacillus deserti genome harbors these coding sequences:
- a CDS encoding DUF58 domain-containing protein produces MKWVAGFTSKFLFILFLFVLFFSYAMFQGGFVSWFLFYSFLPVLLYMAGLLLYPISNWEVKRTLDKYVTKAGEQVHVQVSLTRRYAFPIYYCIIEETIPLSLQRKDTHHQKYQAMHDRDALRKNRLVKLVSFPWFRKEIQFDYTLDQLPRGEHSFRQIRIKTGDLFGFIKKEHVYEVTSKMLVYPNEPEMVVRERVSSYEEGSTTSYNVNVKHTNVVTGVREYMPGDRFSWIDWKTTAKKNAVMTKEFEQEKSSSILVMLHSGHHDNFNPVAYEASIEITASLIESIKKHSSRMAFLSLGQERVFFPFQQSPGKLDMIKTHLAKVQAVPSVPFSKQVVNESRNIPEGVVIMLVVSHFDENLELVIEQLKQKCKKIVVFYVHPKAQEIGEERAWLQKLNVSGVVINELTEEQLVQQKIEVST; encoded by the coding sequence ATGAAATGGGTAGCAGGGTTTACTTCTAAGTTCCTATTTATACTGTTTCTGTTTGTCTTATTTTTCTCTTATGCGATGTTTCAAGGTGGTTTTGTAAGCTGGTTTTTGTTTTATAGTTTTTTACCTGTTCTTCTGTATATGGCTGGTTTGCTGCTTTACCCTATTTCAAATTGGGAAGTGAAACGGACATTAGATAAGTACGTTACAAAAGCTGGAGAGCAGGTGCACGTTCAAGTCTCATTGACGAGAAGATACGCATTTCCAATCTACTACTGCATTATTGAAGAAACAATCCCACTATCGTTGCAACGAAAGGATACCCATCATCAAAAATATCAAGCGATGCATGACAGGGACGCTTTACGAAAGAACCGTCTCGTGAAGCTCGTTTCTTTTCCGTGGTTTCGAAAAGAAATCCAATTCGACTATACGCTAGATCAATTACCCCGCGGAGAACATTCATTCCGTCAGATTCGCATCAAAACTGGGGATTTATTTGGCTTTATCAAAAAAGAGCACGTCTATGAAGTGACGAGTAAGATGCTCGTTTATCCAAACGAACCCGAAATGGTAGTCCGAGAGCGTGTTAGCAGCTATGAAGAAGGCTCTACCACTTCCTATAATGTGAATGTCAAACATACAAACGTTGTGACAGGGGTCCGGGAATATATGCCAGGGGATCGTTTCTCTTGGATTGATTGGAAGACGACCGCCAAGAAAAATGCGGTTATGACGAAAGAGTTTGAGCAAGAGAAAAGCTCTAGTATTCTAGTTATGTTGCATAGTGGACATCATGACAACTTCAATCCGGTTGCCTATGAAGCTAGTATTGAAATCACGGCTTCATTGATTGAGTCGATAAAAAAGCATTCATCAAGAATGGCTTTTCTATCCTTAGGGCAAGAACGTGTCTTTTTCCCGTTTCAGCAAAGTCCGGGGAAACTTGATATGATTAAAACGCATTTAGCGAAGGTACAAGCTGTACCAAGCGTGCCATTCTCTAAGCAAGTAGTGAATGAGAGTAGAAATATTCCAGAAGGCGTTGTGATCATGTTAGTTGTTTCGCACTTTGACGAAAATCTAGAGCTTGTGATTGAGCAGCTTAAACAAAAATGCAAAAAAATTGTAGTCTTTTATGTCCATCCGAAAGCGCAAGAGATTGGGGAAGAAAGAGCTTGGCTACAAAAGCTGAATGTAAGTGGTGTCGTGATTAATGAGTTGACCGAAGAGCAATTAGTTCAGCAAAAAATAGAGGTGAGCACATAA
- a CDS encoding transglutaminase TgpA family protein — MGGMNLGFQQRVYQSIIYLCGFLLFWEWLRPLEEISDTGSVPVFVLYAAFCFLISFFQVRWWISFPLKLAGMLFILDSLFLSEALFSKPWFTVLYLHITYNIDLIMSQSWGEMTPVFRSALFLILLWLMSYLLYYWFVVAKRIFTFVLLTFIYMTVLDTFTAYEADQAIVRTFIVSLLALGLSNITKEVEHEAISFQGLRKLWKVALPLILFVSLSTAVGFASPKLDPQWPDPVPFIKSTAENAGFGEGGSVIQKVGYGEDDSRLGGSFVQDESPVFQALSPDKQYWRIESKDVYTGKGWERSEGLDYQIQENGKIDLNMFEGNVKTEKRQAFIKFEQNAFFSRLVYPYGVREVSGEEEFDYLLDQQSGIISTEGSEQQQYAQNYQVTYDSPSFSFNQMREASEDDPEEIKEQYLQLPRSLPRRVGELAEDIIGSNDNRYDKVKAVEQYFNSNGFEYQTKDVPVPDRNEDYVDQFLFESKVGYCDNFSTSMVVLLRTLDIPARWVKGFSGGERVSNQPEDIPDDLDLYQITNSNAHSWVEVYFPEIGWVPFEPTQGFNSSVDFYEEVEEEVQQDDQPAVPASQQEGAAGGKPQEIEDEPAASTGGVTTPETSSFGWLKWLLLAIPVVAAVLVYFSRYKWMTAWKIRKFKGSDEANIYQDAYHYLLKVLAHKGIHRVDGQTLREFAKEVDRQFETNEMSRLTHQYERILYRNDEESTQWMKMTELWENLIKRALS, encoded by the coding sequence ATGGGTGGAATGAATCTAGGATTTCAACAGCGAGTGTATCAGTCTATCATCTATCTGTGTGGGTTTTTGTTGTTTTGGGAATGGTTACGTCCGTTAGAAGAAATTTCAGATACGGGTAGTGTTCCAGTATTCGTGCTTTATGCGGCATTTTGCTTTCTGATTTCTTTTTTTCAGGTGCGTTGGTGGATTTCCTTCCCGCTAAAGCTTGCTGGAATGTTATTTATTCTAGACAGCTTATTTTTATCGGAAGCGTTATTTAGTAAACCGTGGTTTACTGTTTTATATCTGCACATTACCTATAATATAGACCTTATTATGTCGCAAAGCTGGGGCGAGATGACGCCGGTATTTCGCAGTGCGTTATTCTTAATTTTGCTATGGCTGATGAGTTATTTGCTATATTACTGGTTCGTGGTCGCGAAGCGAATTTTTACGTTCGTTTTGCTAACGTTTATTTATATGACAGTGTTAGATACGTTCACTGCTTATGAAGCCGACCAGGCGATTGTGCGGACCTTTATTGTTTCTTTACTAGCGCTAGGCTTGTCAAACATTACAAAAGAAGTAGAGCATGAAGCGATTTCCTTTCAAGGGCTTCGCAAGCTATGGAAAGTCGCACTACCACTTATTTTGTTCGTCTCTTTATCTACAGCTGTAGGATTCGCCTCTCCTAAATTGGATCCGCAATGGCCGGATCCAGTACCGTTTATAAAAAGCACAGCCGAAAATGCTGGTTTTGGAGAAGGGGGATCCGTCATTCAAAAGGTTGGATATGGAGAAGATGATTCTCGATTAGGTGGATCTTTTGTGCAAGATGAATCTCCTGTGTTCCAAGCGCTATCTCCGGATAAGCAATATTGGAGAATTGAATCTAAAGACGTTTATACAGGGAAAGGCTGGGAGCGTTCAGAGGGTTTAGATTACCAAATTCAAGAAAATGGAAAAATTGATTTAAATATGTTCGAGGGAAATGTCAAAACAGAAAAAAGGCAGGCGTTCATTAAATTTGAGCAAAATGCATTCTTCTCAAGACTCGTATATCCATATGGGGTACGTGAAGTGTCTGGGGAAGAAGAATTCGATTATCTATTAGATCAACAATCTGGGATTATTTCCACAGAAGGCTCTGAGCAACAACAATATGCTCAAAATTATCAAGTTACGTATGATAGTCCCTCTTTTTCGTTTAATCAAATGAGGGAAGCTAGTGAAGACGACCCGGAAGAGATAAAAGAACAGTATTTACAATTGCCGAGAAGCTTACCTAGGCGGGTTGGCGAATTGGCGGAAGACATTATTGGCTCCAACGATAATCGGTATGACAAAGTAAAAGCGGTCGAGCAATATTTTAACTCTAATGGATTTGAATATCAGACGAAGGATGTTCCGGTTCCCGACCGTAATGAAGACTACGTAGACCAATTTTTATTTGAATCTAAGGTTGGATATTGCGACAACTTCTCTACGTCTATGGTTGTATTGTTACGCACGTTAGATATTCCAGCGAGATGGGTAAAAGGATTCTCTGGAGGAGAACGTGTGAGTAACCAGCCAGAGGATATACCAGATGATTTGGATCTTTACCAGATTACGAATTCCAATGCTCACTCATGGGTAGAGGTTTATTTTCCTGAAATCGGTTGGGTTCCATTTGAGCCGACGCAAGGCTTTAACAGCTCCGTAGATTTTTATGAAGAAGTGGAAGAAGAGGTGCAACAAGATGATCAGCCTGCCGTTCCAGCTTCTCAACAAGAGGGGGCAGCTGGTGGTAAGCCTCAAGAAATAGAAGATGAACCAGCAGCTTCAACAGGTGGGGTTACAACTCCAGAAACCTCTTCATTTGGTTGGTTAAAGTGGCTTCTCTTAGCAATCCCTGTAGTAGCAGCTGTACTTGTGTACTTTTCTCGTTATAAATGGATGACTGCCTGGAAAATTCGCAAATTCAAAGGTAGCGATGAAGCGAATATTTATCAGGATGCCTATCATTATCTGTTAAAAGTATTAGCTCATAAAGGAATTCATAGAGTGGATGGTCAGACATTGAGAGAGTTTGCTAAAGAAGTAGATCGTCAGTTTGAGACGAATGAGATGAGTCGACTCACACATCAATATGAGCGAATTCTTTATCGGAACGACGAAGAGTCAACGCAATGGATGAAGATGACCGAATTGTGGGAAAATTTAATCAAGAGAGCATTGTCTTGA